In a single window of the Candidatus Binatia bacterium genome:
- a CDS encoding alpha/beta hydrolase: protein MGARAPKGQGAMSASNEPCAQRLSARQLHGQLAMPTFFIWGANDQIFPEPKAREMITQFPQVAGFHSIAKAKLFFYEEHPQEVARLIEHFLQ, encoded by the coding sequence GTGGGCGCGCGTGCTCCAAAAGGCCAGGGCGCAATGTCGGCGAGCAACGAGCCGTGCGCGCAGCGGTTGAGCGCGCGGCAGCTCCATGGGCAACTGGCCATGCCCACATTCTTCATTTGGGGAGCGAACGACCAGATCTTTCCCGAGCCGAAGGCGCGGGAGATGATCACTCAATTCCCGCAAGTAGCCGGCTTTCACTCCATCGCGAAGGCGAAATTATTCTTCTATGAAGAGCATCCGCAGGAGGTTGCCCGGCTGATCGAACATTTCCTGCAGTAA